In Thermodesulfobacteriota bacterium, the genomic stretch ACCGGTTCGTCGCGCTACCCGGTTATCGAATATCCAGCAAGCCGGTCCTGCCTTGACAGCGGGGGGGGTGGGCGGTATAACTGGGCCGGCTTGGCGCTGCGCTTTCACCAAGGAAGGGACGTCGTCATGTTCGGAATCGGTCTTCCAGAGCTCATCGTGATTCTGGCTGTGGGGCTCCTGGTTCTTGGTCCCCAGAAGCTGCCGGAGCTGGCGAAGGGTCTGGGCAAAATGGTGGCTGAGTTCCGGAAGGCGGCTGGCGCCCTCAAGGAAGGGCTGCAAGTGGAAGACCGTTCCTGGCAGGAACCCGCCCGCCGGGCGCCTGCGGTGCTGGATGTCCCCCGACCTGGCCCCAACGAGACGCCACGTGGAGAGGAACCGACGGCGGC encodes the following:
- a CDS encoding twin-arginine translocase TatA/TatE family subunit, which translates into the protein TGSSRYPVIEYPASRSCLDSGGGGRYNWAGLALRFHQGRDVVMFGIGLPELIVILAVGLLVLGPQKLPELAKGLGKMVAEFRKAAGALKEGLQVEDRSWQEPARRAPAVLDVPRPGPNETPRGEEPTAASGAEPSQSSESLRVAARPPAQDAGAEPPSAGRATGNPGS